A single genomic interval of Polaribacter vadi harbors:
- a CDS encoding 2OG-Fe(II) oxygenase → MKPIHNIDKWFSWMDELAEQNYVVIDDFIDNNLYKEIKNFLFDKIDVFDQAGIGALNQNTIKKTIRGDKTYWLNKERDQELHVFWDLLAETKSTLNRYCYLSLSGDEFHLAHYPSGGYYARHLDQFDGRNNRMISMIIYLNENWEPGDGGQLEILDKNRELQLVDPIAKRCVLFKSDKVPHAVLKSFKDRYSLTGWLLYQPTNLAPILG, encoded by the coding sequence TTGAAACCGATTCACAATATTGATAAGTGGTTTTCTTGGATGGACGAACTCGCTGAGCAAAACTATGTAGTTATTGATGATTTTATAGATAACAATCTTTACAAAGAAATTAAAAATTTTCTTTTTGATAAAATAGATGTTTTTGACCAAGCAGGAATTGGTGCGTTGAATCAAAACACCATAAAAAAAACAATTCGTGGTGATAAAACCTATTGGCTAAATAAAGAAAGAGATCAAGAACTTCATGTTTTTTGGGATTTATTGGCCGAAACAAAAAGCACGCTAAATAGATATTGTTATTTAAGTTTATCTGGAGACGAATTTCATCTAGCTCATTATCCTTCTGGAGGATATTATGCAAGACATTTAGATCAATTTGATGGACGAAATAACAGAATGATTTCTATGATTATTTACCTCAATGAAAATTGGGAACCAGGAGATGGTGGTCAATTAGAAATTTTGGATAAAAACAGAGAATTACAATTAGTAGATCCTATTGCAAAACGTTGTGTTTTATTTAAAAGTGATAAAGTACCTCATGCTGTTTTAAAATCATTTAAAGATAGATATAGCCTAACAGGTTGGTTATTGTATCAACCAACAAATTTGGCTCCTATATTGGGTTAA
- a CDS encoding pyridoxamine 5'-phosphate oxidase family protein, producing MSKFYTKITSKLHKFIDAQKIFFVATAPNSGRINLSPKGMDSFRVLSENRVLWLNVTGSGNETAAHLLENERITIMFCSFEKVPNILRLYGKGKEIKEGDESWNELISLFPATPGTRQIFDITIDSAQTSCGMSIPYFEFKGERNDLNNWAEKQGKEGIKKYWTDKNQQSIDGLPTHILE from the coding sequence ATGTCAAAATTTTACACAAAAATCACTTCAAAACTTCATAAATTTATAGATGCACAAAAGATATTCTTTGTAGCTACTGCTCCAAATTCTGGAAGAATAAATTTATCGCCAAAAGGCATGGATTCTTTTAGAGTGCTTTCTGAAAACCGAGTTTTATGGTTAAATGTTACAGGAAGTGGCAATGAAACTGCTGCACATTTGCTAGAAAATGAACGCATTACAATTATGTTTTGTTCTTTTGAAAAAGTGCCAAATATTTTACGTTTATATGGAAAAGGAAAAGAAATTAAAGAAGGAGATGAATCTTGGAACGAACTAATTTCGCTATTTCCAGCAACACCAGGAACGCGTCAAATTTTTGATATTACTATCGATTCTGCACAAACTTCTTGTGGAATGTCTATTCCCTATTTTGAATTTAAAGGCGAAAGAAACGATTTAAATAATTGGGCTGAAAAGCAAGGAAAAGAAGGCATCAAAAAATATTGGACTGATAAAAATCAACAAAGTATTGATGGTTTACCAACCCATATTTTAGAATAA
- a CDS encoding Na+/H+ antiporter NhaC family protein, with protein sequence MGYGFLSVIPPIIAIILALKTKQVYIALLLGIWFSWLIIEGWNPLTGTLAMIEGMVNVFQSEGNTRTIMFSALVGALLIFIQFSRGVEGFINIINKKLTKLETKKTGYSRVMVQILATVTGLLLFVETSISSLTVGTLYRPIFDKLKIPREKLAYIADSSSAPSSILIPFNAWGAFIMGLLITQGIEKPFPVMMSSILYNFYPLLAIALVFVVILFKKDFGPMKKAEKRTLETGLLMNEGSKPMVSDEITSFPPKEGIEAKAYNMIVPLLTMVFMMPINLIYTGWSSVKESTSFLNHVSQAIGEGSGSSSVLYAVITAILVAMIMYFIQGIMKPKEAIDLTLKGISELMPLALLMLLAFAIGDACKELETGIYVANATKEWLSPELLPAVVFIISSFIAFSTGTSWGTFAIMLAIAVPMANIHGADITIVVAATLGGGIFGDHCSPISDTSIISSMASASDHIDHVKTQLPYALFGGAITVILYLIIGFLG encoded by the coding sequence ATGGGATATGGATTTTTATCAGTAATACCACCAATTATTGCAATTATTCTGGCCTTAAAAACCAAGCAAGTTTATATTGCGTTATTACTTGGTATTTGGTTTTCTTGGTTAATTATTGAAGGCTGGAACCCATTAACAGGAACTTTAGCAATGATTGAAGGAATGGTAAATGTGTTCCAATCTGAAGGAAATACAAGAACCATCATGTTTAGTGCTTTGGTTGGTGCTTTATTAATATTTATTCAATTTTCTAGAGGAGTTGAGGGTTTTATCAACATTATCAACAAAAAATTAACAAAATTAGAAACCAAAAAAACAGGATATAGTAGAGTAATGGTTCAAATTTTGGCAACTGTAACAGGGTTGTTATTATTTGTAGAAACCAGTATTTCTTCTTTAACTGTTGGTACTTTGTATAGACCAATTTTCGATAAACTAAAAATACCAAGAGAAAAACTCGCTTACATTGCAGACTCAAGTTCTGCACCTTCATCTATCTTAATTCCCTTTAATGCTTGGGGTGCATTTATTATGGGATTATTAATTACACAAGGAATTGAAAAACCATTTCCTGTAATGATGTCATCAATCTTGTATAACTTCTATCCTTTATTGGCAATTGCACTTGTTTTTGTGGTGATTTTGTTTAAAAAGGATTTTGGTCCAATGAAAAAAGCCGAAAAGAGAACCTTAGAAACAGGCTTATTAATGAACGAAGGTTCAAAACCAATGGTCTCTGATGAAATTACTTCTTTTCCGCCAAAAGAAGGCATTGAAGCCAAGGCATATAATATGATTGTGCCTTTATTAACGATGGTTTTTATGATGCCAATTAACCTAATTTATACAGGTTGGAGCTCTGTAAAAGAATCTACATCGTTTTTGAATCACGTTTCGCAAGCAATTGGCGAAGGTTCTGGTTCGTCATCTGTTTTATATGCAGTAATTACAGCAATTTTGGTAGCAATGATTATGTATTTTATTCAAGGAATTATGAAGCCAAAAGAAGCAATTGATTTAACTTTAAAAGGAATTAGTGAGTTAATGCCTTTGGCTTTATTAATGCTATTAGCCTTTGCAATTGGTGATGCTTGTAAGGAATTAGAAACAGGAATTTACGTTGCAAATGCTACAAAAGAGTGGCTTTCTCCAGAATTATTGCCTGCTGTAGTTTTTATTATTAGTTCTTTTATTGCGTTTTCTACAGGAACTTCTTGGGGAACTTTTGCAATTATGTTGGCAATTGCAGTGCCAATGGCAAATATTCATGGAGCAGATATTACAATTGTAGTTGCTGCAACTTTAGGAGGAGGAATTTTCGGAGATCATTGTTCGCCAATTTCAGATACTTCTATAATTTCCTCAATGGCTTCTGCCAGCGATCATATAGATCATGTAAAAACACAATTGCCTTACGCTTTATTTGGTGGTGCAATTACTGTTATTCTATATTTGATTATTGGTTTTTTAGGTTGA
- a CDS encoding TetR/AcrR family transcriptional regulator — MVSKQELIECSITNFIRYGSKRFSMNELASQLGISKKTIYKHFKTKDELITKGVRFIIDKYLHEVDKILKTTQDPLERIILIQKNSLKYLIYFNPSFLYGIKKYYKNAAIVFEKFKEKFIESKLKPLLKEAVEKEYLCQNLNIDLFCYLYFLKLQNLVFEPKNLIDMYCEEDVFKLIVINSLKGYITPNYKDTNRLFS; from the coding sequence ATGGTTAGTAAACAAGAACTTATAGAGTGTTCTATTACCAACTTTATAAGGTATGGAAGCAAGCGTTTTTCTATGAATGAGCTTGCTTCTCAACTTGGAATATCAAAAAAAACAATTTACAAACATTTTAAAACAAAAGACGAACTTATTACAAAAGGTGTTCGTTTTATTATTGATAAATATTTACATGAAGTAGATAAAATTTTAAAGACAACTCAAGATCCTTTAGAAAGAATTATTTTGATTCAAAAAAACAGCCTTAAATATTTAATTTATTTTAATCCCTCTTTTTTATATGGTATTAAAAAATACTATAAAAATGCAGCTATTGTTTTTGAGAAGTTTAAAGAAAAATTTATTGAAAGTAAGTTAAAACCTTTGCTAAAAGAGGCTGTAGAAAAAGAGTATCTTTGCCAAAATTTAAATATAGATTTGTTTTGTTATTTGTATTTTTTAAAATTACAAAATTTAGTTTTTGAACCTAAAAACTTAATTGATATGTATTGTGAAGAAGATGTTTTTAAACTAATCGTTATCAACAGTTTAAAAGGTTATATTACACCAAACTACAAAGACACAAACAGGTTGTTTTCTTAA
- a CDS encoding efflux transporter outer membrane subunit, protein MKSILKNTSLQKGLVITVMAFTLQSCFVAKDYTRPEVTETENLYRTDNLPSDSISMANISWKSLFTDVYLSEYIAEGLQNNMDVRIAIQQMIAAEAYAKQGKVGYLPSISVGANATHQELSKNGQFGSIFGGGIDQYDITANVSWEADIWGKIRSNKRATAAGYLQSVAAHQAVKTQLISSIATTYYQLLALDSQLEITKKTIESRKNGVETIKALKDAGLTNQVAVDQNIAQYNSARALGVDIETAIFKTENTLSILLGKNAQKFERGSLTNQKIETELKLGVPSTLLSNRPDVMAAEYNLIQSFELSNVARSNFYPSLKLTASGGFQSLELDNLIDTNSLFATIIGGLTQPIFNKRSLKTQQEVALAQQKQSLLQFKKALLVAGNEVSNALFTYTSETKKFEFRKNEVEALRKAEQNSEELLKNGYATYLDLLTARQSALNAELNVIDSKLQQLVSIVDLYEALGGGLK, encoded by the coding sequence ATGAAATCAATACTAAAAAATACTAGCCTTCAAAAAGGATTAGTTATAACAGTAATGGCTTTTACATTACAAAGTTGTTTTGTAGCCAAAGATTATACAAGACCAGAAGTTACAGAAACAGAAAACTTGTACAGAACAGATAATTTGCCCTCAGATAGTATTTCTATGGCAAATATATCTTGGAAAAGCTTATTTACGGACGTGTATTTAAGTGAGTATATTGCAGAAGGACTTCAAAATAATATGGATGTTCGTATTGCAATTCAGCAAATGATAGCTGCAGAAGCATACGCAAAACAAGGGAAAGTTGGTTATTTACCATCAATTAGTGTAGGCGCAAATGCTACACATCAAGAGTTGTCTAAAAATGGTCAATTTGGATCCATATTTGGAGGAGGAATAGATCAGTATGACATTACTGCTAATGTTTCTTGGGAAGCAGATATTTGGGGGAAAATTAGAAGTAACAAACGTGCAACTGCTGCTGGTTACTTACAAAGTGTAGCTGCTCATCAAGCTGTAAAAACACAATTAATTTCTAGTATTGCTACTACATATTACCAGCTTTTGGCTTTAGATTCTCAATTAGAAATCACCAAAAAAACGATTGAATCTCGCAAAAATGGTGTAGAAACTATCAAAGCTTTAAAGGATGCTGGATTAACAAATCAGGTTGCTGTAGATCAAAACATTGCACAATACAACAGTGCAAGAGCACTAGGAGTAGATATTGAAACTGCTATTTTTAAAACTGAAAATACATTGAGCATCTTATTAGGAAAAAATGCTCAAAAATTTGAAAGAGGTAGTTTAACAAATCAGAAAATAGAAACCGAATTAAAACTGGGAGTTCCCTCTACTTTATTAAGTAACAGACCAGATGTTATGGCTGCAGAGTATAATTTAATTCAATCTTTTGAATTATCTAATGTAGCTAGAAGTAATTTTTATCCATCATTAAAATTAACGGCTTCAGGAGGTTTCCAAAGTTTAGAGTTAGATAATTTAATTGATACAAATTCTTTATTTGCTACAATTATAGGTGGTTTAACACAACCTATATTTAATAAACGTAGTTTAAAAACTCAGCAAGAAGTTGCTTTGGCTCAACAAAAACAATCTTTACTTCAGTTTAAAAAAGCATTATTAGTTGCAGGAAACGAAGTATCGAATGCTTTATTTACCTATACCTCTGAAACTAAAAAATTCGAGTTTAGAAAAAATGAAGTTGAAGCGTTACGTAAAGCAGAACAAAATTCTGAAGAATTGCTTAAAAATGGTTATGCAACTTATTTAGATTTGTTAACTGCAAGACAAAGTGCTTTAAATGCAGAATTGAATGTTATAGATTCTAAACTACAACAATTAGTTTCTATTGTAGATTTATATGAAGCTCTTGGTGGAGGTTTAAAATAA
- a CDS encoding efflux RND transporter permease subunit, translated as MLKTFIERPVLSTVISIIIVLLGVISITSLPIEEYPDIAPPTIKVTANYTGANAETVLESVIIPIEEQINGVEGMTYITSTASNTGGAEITVYFNQEVDADIAAVNVQNRVARATPLLPSEVTQTGIITQKQETSALMFISMYSESDEYDATFIQNYLKINVIPAMQRISGVGDVSVFSQQDYAMRIWLNPEKLASYNLIPSDISAALAEQNLEAAAGSLGQNNGESFSYTLTYSGRFKDEAQYSDIVIKALGNGQFLRLKDVATIELDAQSYASNAMSFGKPAVFMGIFQTKGSNAQEIIENIKVTLEQVKADLPEGLDIFVPYDTSLFLNASIDKVITTLLEAFLLVFLVVFIFLQDFRSTLIPAIAVPVSIIGTFFFLNVFGYSINLLTLFALVLAIGIVVDDAIVVVEAVHAKLDEGEKNPKKATLTAMNEISGAIISITLVMAAVFIPVTFVTGPTGVFYEQFGVTLIIAILISAVNALTLSPALCALLLKPHKEDEEIKGKSPLKRFYTLFNRGFNATIDRYGKSLQFLYRRKFVSVLLLIIAVIGIYWASTTTPTGFVPNEDRGIIFANIELPPGASLDRTDAVSRNLYNKIEGIDGIVAVNFIKGRSLISGAGSNFGFGIIKLEDWADRTDPALSAQAITGKLFGVAAAIPEANIIFFSPPSIRGFGNSAGFEINLLDKFGGEFTDLDKANKELSMALMSHPEIKYAQSSFSTNYPQYEMEVNVPLAKEKGVSVTSIFSTLQGYIGGIYASDFSRFGKQFRVYIQALPEDRADENALNSMYVRTDSGEMTPITQFVILKRVYGPQSVTRFNLFNSTMISGATNEGYSTGDAIRVIEEEVAKLPSNYTVAYSGLTREEVNAGNQTTFIFILSILFVYFLLSAQYESYLLPFAVVLSLPFGVFGAYITTKLLGLENNIYFQIALIMLIGLLAKNAILIVEFALQRRKNGESIVDAAIHGAKSRLRPILMTSFAFILGLMPLALAKGVGSEGNNSIGSGAAGGMLIGTILGVFVIPILFILFQWLQEKVSSKPAVISQQNED; from the coding sequence ATGTTAAAAACATTTATTGAAAGACCAGTGCTTTCTACAGTAATCTCTATTATCATAGTTTTACTAGGAGTTATTAGTATAACTAGCTTGCCTATAGAGGAATACCCAGATATAGCCCCTCCAACAATTAAGGTAACAGCAAATTATACAGGAGCAAATGCTGAAACAGTTTTAGAGAGTGTAATAATCCCTATAGAAGAACAAATTAATGGTGTAGAAGGTATGACTTATATTACCTCTACAGCATCTAATACAGGAGGAGCAGAAATTACAGTTTATTTTAATCAAGAAGTTGATGCTGATATTGCAGCTGTAAACGTACAAAATCGTGTTGCAAGAGCAACTCCTTTATTACCTTCTGAGGTTACTCAAACAGGTATTATAACACAAAAGCAAGAAACTAGTGCATTAATGTTTATTTCTATGTATTCTGAAAGCGATGAATATGATGCTACTTTTATTCAGAATTACTTAAAAATTAACGTAATTCCAGCAATGCAACGTATAAGTGGTGTTGGTGATGTTAGTGTATTCTCGCAACAAGATTATGCAATGCGTATTTGGTTGAATCCAGAGAAATTGGCCTCTTATAATTTAATTCCTTCTGATATTTCTGCAGCTTTAGCCGAACAAAATTTAGAAGCAGCAGCAGGATCTTTAGGTCAGAATAATGGTGAATCATTTTCTTATACTTTAACGTATAGTGGTCGTTTTAAAGATGAAGCACAATACAGTGATATTGTAATTAAAGCTTTAGGAAATGGACAATTTTTACGTTTAAAAGATGTGGCAACTATAGAGTTAGATGCACAATCTTACGCTTCAAATGCGATGAGTTTTGGAAAACCAGCAGTATTTATGGGGATTTTCCAAACAAAAGGATCTAATGCACAAGAAATTATTGAAAATATAAAAGTTACTTTAGAGCAAGTAAAAGCAGATCTTCCAGAAGGATTAGACATTTTTGTTCCTTATGATACAAGTTTATTCTTAAATGCATCTATTGATAAAGTAATTACTACATTATTAGAAGCCTTTTTACTAGTATTCTTAGTAGTATTTATTTTCTTACAAGACTTTAGATCTACTTTAATTCCTGCAATTGCAGTACCTGTTTCAATTATTGGTACCTTCTTTTTCTTGAATGTTTTTGGATATTCGATAAACTTATTAACGCTATTTGCCTTAGTACTCGCTATTGGTATTGTGGTTGATGATGCTATTGTTGTTGTTGAAGCCGTTCACGCAAAATTAGATGAAGGTGAAAAAAACCCGAAAAAAGCAACGTTAACAGCAATGAATGAAATTTCTGGAGCTATTATTTCAATTACTTTGGTAATGGCAGCAGTATTTATTCCAGTAACATTTGTAACAGGACCTACAGGTGTGTTTTACGAACAGTTTGGTGTAACATTGATTATTGCTATTTTAATTTCAGCTGTAAATGCCTTAACATTAAGTCCTGCATTATGTGCTTTGTTATTAAAACCACATAAAGAAGATGAAGAAATAAAAGGAAAAAGCCCTTTAAAACGCTTTTACACTCTTTTTAATAGAGGCTTTAACGCAACTATAGACAGATATGGTAAGTCATTACAATTTTTATATAGAAGAAAGTTTGTTTCTGTTTTATTGTTAATCATTGCTGTTATTGGTATTTATTGGGCATCAACAACTACACCTACAGGGTTTGTACCTAATGAAGATAGAGGAATTATTTTTGCAAATATTGAGTTACCTCCAGGAGCATCTTTAGATAGAACAGATGCTGTATCTAGAAATCTATACAATAAAATAGAAGGTATAGATGGTATTGTAGCAGTTAATTTTATTAAAGGTAGAAGTTTAATTAGTGGAGCAGGTAGTAATTTTGGTTTTGGTATTATAAAACTTGAAGATTGGGCAGACAGAACAGATCCAGCACTTTCAGCACAAGCTATTACTGGAAAATTATTTGGTGTAGCAGCAGCTATTCCAGAAGCAAATATTATTTTCTTTTCACCACCAAGTATTCGTGGTTTTGGTAACTCAGCTGGTTTTGAAATTAACTTATTAGATAAGTTTGGTGGCGAATTTACAGATCTTGACAAAGCAAATAAAGAATTATCTATGGCTTTAATGAGTCATCCAGAAATTAAATATGCACAATCATCATTTAGTACAAACTATCCACAATACGAAATGGAAGTTAATGTACCTCTAGCAAAAGAAAAAGGAGTTTCTGTAACCAGTATATTCTCTACATTACAAGGATATATAGGTGGAATTTATGCTTCGGATTTCTCTAGATTTGGTAAACAATTTAGAGTATACATTCAGGCTTTACCAGAAGATAGAGCAGATGAAAATGCTTTAAATAGTATGTATGTTCGTACAGATTCTGGTGAAATGACACCAATTACACAATTTGTAATACTTAAAAGAGTGTATGGACCACAATCGGTAACGCGTTTTAACTTATTTAATTCTACCATGATTTCTGGTGCAACCAATGAGGGTTATAGTACAGGAGATGCTATTAGAGTTATTGAAGAAGAAGTTGCAAAACTACCAAGTAATTATACTGTTGCGTATTCTGGATTAACTCGTGAAGAAGTAAATGCAGGAAACCAAACAACGTTCATTTTTATATTAAGTATCCTCTTTGTCTATTTCTTATTAAGTGCGCAATACGAAAGTTATTTACTGCCATTTGCAGTTGTATTATCATTGCCATTTGGAGTATTTGGAGCCTATATAACCACTAAGCTTTTAGGACTAGAAAACAACATTTATTTTCAAATTGCTTTAATAATGCTTATTGGGTTGTTGGCTAAAAACGCCATTCTTATTGTAGAGTTTGCTTTACAAAGAAGAAAAAATGGAGAGAGTATTGTAGATGCAGCAATTCATGGAGCAAAATCACGTTTACGTCCAATTTTAATGACCTCGTTTGCTTTTATCTTAGGATTAATGCCATTAGCTTTAGCAAAAGGTGTTGGATCTGAAGGAAACAATTCTATTGGTTCTGGAGCAGCTGGAGGAATGTTGATAGGAACTATTTTAGGGGTTTTTGTAATTCCTATTTTATTTATATTATTTCAATGGTTACAAGAAAAAGTTTCTAGTAAACCAGCAGTTATTTCTCAACAAAATGAAGATTAA
- a CDS encoding efflux RND transporter periplasmic adaptor subunit, with amino-acid sequence MKHTTIKTLLALSAFLVFVSCNNKQEASATAKQAPPAAFPVTQIQTKTVSGYTDYPATIEGIVNSDVRAKTTGYVEKVYVDEGQKVRKGQMLFKLETQSLSQDAGAAKARVNVAQVEVDKLIPLVEKNIISPVQLETAKANLAQAKANLSGVSANIGYATIKSPIDGYVGAINFREGALISPNDAKALTTVSEISQVYAFFSFNEAQYIDHLQRSEGQNKAERIKNSPDLTLILANGKEYSEKGRIQTSTGQINQSTGTIQIRAAFDNPKEILTNGNSGKIRFPIEYKDAIVVPQTATYEQQGNIMIFKLGPDNKVETSILKVKGTVDNLYVVESGLEINDKIIISGVGKLRNGMEIAPQETTFEEAIKPVPTLFRN; translated from the coding sequence ATGAAACATACTACAATAAAAACCTTACTAGCACTAAGTGCATTTTTAGTCTTTGTAAGTTGTAACAATAAACAAGAGGCTTCTGCAACAGCAAAACAAGCGCCACCAGCAGCATTTCCTGTAACACAAATACAAACAAAAACAGTTTCAGGTTACACAGATTATCCTGCAACTATAGAAGGTATCGTAAATAGTGATGTTAGAGCAAAAACAACTGGTTATGTAGAAAAAGTATACGTAGATGAAGGTCAAAAAGTACGTAAAGGACAAATGCTATTTAAACTAGAAACGCAGTCTTTAAGTCAAGATGCAGGTGCAGCAAAAGCACGTGTTAATGTTGCACAAGTTGAAGTTGATAAATTAATTCCACTAGTAGAAAAAAACATTATTAGTCCAGTACAATTAGAAACTGCAAAAGCAAATTTAGCACAAGCAAAAGCAAACTTAAGTGGTGTTTCTGCAAATATTGGTTATGCAACTATTAAGAGCCCAATAGATGGTTATGTAGGTGCTATTAACTTTAGAGAAGGAGCTTTAATTAGTCCAAATGATGCAAAAGCATTAACTACAGTTAGCGAAATAAGTCAAGTTTATGCTTTTTTCAGTTTTAACGAAGCACAATATATAGATCATTTACAAAGATCTGAAGGTCAAAATAAAGCAGAGCGTATTAAAAACTCTCCAGATTTAACTTTGATTTTAGCAAATGGTAAAGAATATTCAGAAAAAGGACGCATTCAAACTAGTACAGGACAAATTAACCAAAGTACAGGAACTATTCAAATTAGAGCTGCTTTTGATAATCCAAAAGAAATTTTAACCAATGGAAATAGTGGTAAAATTAGATTTCCTATAGAATATAAAGATGCCATAGTTGTACCTCAAACAGCAACGTATGAACAACAAGGAAATATTATGATTTTTAAATTAGGTCCAGACAACAAAGTTGAAACTTCAATTTTAAAAGTTAAAGGAACAGTAGATAATTTATATGTTGTAGAATCTGGCTTAGAGATTAATGACAAGATTATTATTTCAGGAGTAGGAAAATTAAGAAACGGTATGGAAATAGCACCTCAGGAAACAACTTTTGAAGAGGCAATAAAACCAGTTCCAACTTTATTTAGAAATTAG
- a CDS encoding GbsR/MarR family transcriptional regulator translates to MKQEICKIKMGLVEKLGVHLEDREQLAPVAARILAYVILTGKKGSTFDDMVTILCASKSTISTHLNHLKDLNKIVYFTKTGDRKKYFIINRDMVFHHIDNMVQKWKEERDIHLELKEYKEKTNTIENENEKFDLTFHDDYIKFIDGATSSVEELRNKLTNNKLDI, encoded by the coding sequence ATGAAACAAGAAATCTGTAAAATAAAAATGGGTCTAGTAGAAAAACTAGGTGTTCATTTAGAAGATAGAGAGCAATTAGCTCCTGTTGCTGCACGTATTTTAGCTTACGTAATTCTTACTGGTAAAAAAGGAAGCACTTTTGATGATATGGTAACCATACTTTGTGCAAGTAAAAGTACCATTTCTACTCATCTTAATCATTTAAAAGATTTAAATAAAATTGTGTATTTCACCAAAACTGGTGATCGAAAAAAATACTTTATTATAAATAGAGATATGGTTTTTCATCATATAGATAATATGGTGCAAAAATGGAAAGAAGAACGTGATATACATTTAGAATTAAAAGAGTATAAAGAAAAGACAAATACTATTGAAAATGAAAACGAAAAGTTCGATTTAACTTTTCATGATGATTATATAAAATTTATAGACGGAGCCACCAGCTCTGTAGAAGAATTAAGAAATAAATTAACCAATAATAAATTAGATATTTAA
- the pheS gene encoding phenylalanine--tRNA ligase subunit alpha, producing the protein MLDKVKELIGDVNAFKATTKEEVETFRIKYLGSKGLLKDLFAEFKNVDAELRKDFGQALNKLKSSAEGKVAELNESLENAVEEKGIYGDLTRPQEPIELGSRHPISLVRNQIIEVFNRIGFTVSEGPEIEDDWHNFTALNLPEYHPARDMQDTFFIEQNPDILLRTHTSSVQVRYMENNKPPIRTISPGRVFRNEDISARAHCIFHQVEGLYIDTDVSFADLKQTLLYFTKEMFGKSKIRLRPSYFPFTEPSAEVDIYWGLETETDYRITKGTGWLEIMGCGMVDPNVLKNANIDPTKYSGYAFGMGIERIAMLLYQIPDIRMFYENDKRFLEQFKSVI; encoded by the coding sequence ATGTTAGATAAAGTAAAAGAACTTATTGGAGACGTGAATGCTTTTAAAGCAACCACTAAAGAAGAAGTTGAAACTTTTAGAATTAAATATTTAGGAAGTAAAGGATTATTAAAAGATTTATTTGCTGAATTTAAAAATGTAGATGCTGAATTACGTAAAGATTTTGGGCAAGCTTTAAACAAGTTAAAGAGTTCTGCTGAAGGAAAAGTGGCAGAATTAAACGAATCTTTAGAAAATGCTGTAGAAGAAAAAGGTATTTATGGAGATTTAACACGCCCTCAAGAACCTATTGAATTAGGTTCTAGACACCCAATATCTTTAGTAAGAAACCAAATTATTGAAGTTTTTAATAGAATTGGTTTTACAGTTTCTGAAGGTCCAGAAATTGAAGATGATTGGCACAATTTTACTGCATTGAATTTGCCTGAATATCACCCAGCAAGAGATATGCAAGACACGTTTTTCATTGAACAAAATCCTGATATTTTGTTGCGTACACACACCTCTTCTGTGCAAGTACGTTATATGGAAAATAACAAACCACCTATAAGAACTATTTCTCCTGGACGCGTTTTTAGAAACGAAGATATTTCTGCAAGAGCACATTGTATTTTTCATCAAGTAGAAGGTTTATATATAGATACTGATGTTTCTTTTGCTGATTTAAAACAAACACTTTTATACTTTACAAAAGAGATGTTTGGGAAATCTAAAATACGTTTGCGTCCTTCTTATTTCCCATTTACAGAGCCAAGTGCAGAAGTAGATATTTATTGGGGATTAGAAACTGAAACCGATTACAGAATTACAAAAGGTACTGGTTGGTTAGAGATTATGGGATGTGGAATGGTAGATCCAAATGTGTTGAAAAATGCAAACATAGATCCAACAAAATACTCAGGCTATGCTTTTGGAATGGGTATAGAGCGTATTGCAATGTTGTTATATCAAATTCCTGATATAAGAATGTTTTACGAAAATGATAAACGCTTTTTAGAACAATTTAAATCAGTTATATAA